Proteins co-encoded in one Halococcoides cellulosivorans genomic window:
- a CDS encoding antitoxin VapB family protein: protein MSLTVQHGEDTYAALTGLKADDETIDDCVDRLLDHRREAIDSGAGLWADSEVPEHARAARESIRSELDRPSQ, encoded by the coding sequence ATGAGCCTGACTGTTCAACACGGTGAGGACACGTATGCCGCGCTCACCGGGCTGAAAGCCGACGACGAAACCATCGACGACTGCGTCGATCGGCTCCTCGATCACCGCCGCGAGGCCATCGACTCCGGGGCCGGACTGTGGGCCGATTCCGAGGTGCCCGAGCACGCCCGCGCGGCCCGCGAGTCGATTCGATCGGAACTCGACAGGCCTTCTCAGTAG
- a CDS encoding AbrB/MazE/SpoVT family DNA-binding domain-containing protein — MGSTSLDDRGRLTLPKELRERYGDRYYAIDIDDGVKLVPVAEDPLAALRDEFADVDKSADELRDGARTAMLDEAGE; from the coding sequence ATGGGTTCGACCAGCCTCGACGACCGGGGGCGCTTGACGCTCCCGAAGGAACTCCGCGAGCGGTATGGCGATCGATACTACGCCATCGACATCGATGACGGCGTCAAGCTCGTCCCCGTCGCGGAGGATCCGCTGGCGGCGCTCCGCGACGAGTTCGCTGACGTCGACAAGAGTGCCGACGAGCTTCGAGACGGGGCCCGGACCGCGATGCTCGACGAGGCTGGCGAATAG
- a CDS encoding type II toxin-antitoxin system VapC family toxin, whose product MYAETDFLLALIKDDDWLGDAAEAVYEAHADDLWTSQFTLAELLMVAYREDRDVERVVTNATSLVTVRGDETAIVAAATHVKEYGLTPFDAIHLVMADGDRIVSSDDSYDGLIPRRDLREYRPE is encoded by the coding sequence ATGTACGCAGAGACCGACTTCCTTCTCGCCCTGATCAAAGACGACGACTGGCTGGGCGACGCCGCCGAGGCAGTCTACGAGGCCCACGCCGACGACCTGTGGACCTCACAGTTCACGCTCGCCGAACTGTTGATGGTTGCCTATCGGGAGGATCGGGATGTCGAACGCGTCGTCACGAACGCCACCTCGCTGGTCACCGTTCGCGGCGACGAAACGGCGATCGTCGCGGCGGCAACACACGTCAAGGAGTACGGACTGACACCGTTCGATGCGATCCACCTGGTGATGGCCGACGGTGATCGGATCGTCTCCAGTGACGACAGCTACGACGGCCTGATTCCGCGGCGTGATCTTCGAGAGTATCGACCCGAGTGA
- the hisS gene encoding histidine--tRNA ligase, translating into MYDRIKGFRDFYPPEMAARREVIDTVEDAAQRYGFREIGTPALEDAAMYADKSGEEILEELYSFEDKGGRDVALTPELTPTVARMVVARQQALSKPIKWVSTRPFWRYEQVQQGRFREFYQTNIDVFGSREPIADAEVLAVAADALDALGLTGEDFEFRVSHRDVLGALLDTFEADVDRRAAIRAVDKRAKVEEAAYIDMLVDAGLGIDQARQFDEVLVAGTDDLGAVREFATSETLDAALDNLEAVLDAAADLGVSEQCNLSLTTARGLDYYTGVVFECFDSTGEVSRAVFGGGRYDDLIESFGGPPTPAVGVAPGHATLGLLCQRAGVWPEESIATDYYVLQVGDTRPVAARIARDLRERGHVVETDLSDRGFGGQLDYADSINSETVVIVGEQDLANDEVTIKDMASGDQTQVPVEAFPGAHDRPTFDDFA; encoded by the coding sequence ATGTACGACCGCATCAAGGGCTTTCGTGACTTCTACCCGCCCGAGATGGCCGCCCGCCGCGAGGTCATCGACACCGTCGAGGACGCCGCGCAGCGCTATGGCTTCCGCGAGATCGGCACGCCCGCACTCGAAGACGCCGCGATGTACGCCGACAAGTCCGGCGAGGAGATCTTAGAGGAACTGTACAGCTTCGAGGACAAGGGCGGCCGTGACGTGGCGCTCACGCCCGAACTCACCCCGACGGTCGCGCGCATGGTCGTCGCGCGCCAGCAGGCCCTGTCGAAGCCGATCAAGTGGGTGTCGACGCGGCCGTTCTGGCGGTACGAACAGGTCCAGCAGGGCCGCTTTCGGGAGTTCTACCAGACGAATATCGACGTCTTCGGGTCGCGCGAACCGATCGCTGACGCCGAGGTGCTCGCGGTCGCCGCCGACGCGCTCGACGCGCTCGGGCTGACGGGCGAGGACTTCGAGTTTCGGGTCTCCCATCGGGACGTGCTGGGCGCGCTGCTCGACACCTTCGAGGCCGACGTCGACCGTCGCGCGGCGATCCGGGCGGTCGACAAGCGCGCGAAAGTCGAGGAGGCAGCCTACATCGATATGCTGGTCGACGCGGGCCTCGGTATCGACCAGGCCCGGCAGTTCGACGAGGTGCTCGTCGCCGGCACCGACGACCTCGGCGCAGTCCGGGAGTTCGCCACCAGCGAGACGCTCGACGCGGCGCTCGACAATCTGGAGGCCGTCCTCGATGCTGCGGCGGATCTCGGCGTCTCCGAACAGTGTAACCTCTCGCTGACGACTGCCCGCGGCCTGGATTACTACACGGGTGTCGTCTTCGAGTGTTTCGACTCGACGGGCGAGGTCTCCCGGGCGGTGTTCGGCGGCGGCCGCTACGACGACCTGATCGAATCGTTCGGCGGCCCACCCACCCCGGCGGTCGGCGTCGCGCCCGGCCACGCCACGCTCGGCCTGCTCTGTCAGCGCGCGGGCGTCTGGCCCGAGGAATCGATCGCGACCGACTATTATGTCCTCCAGGTCGGCGACACCCGTCCGGTCGCGGCCCGGATCGCCCGCGATCTGCGCGAGCGGGGCCACGTCGTCGAGACCGACCTCTCGGATCGCGGCTTTGGGGGGCAACTCGACTACGCCGACTCGATCAACAGCGAGACGGTCGTCATCGTCGGCGAGCAGGACCTCGCGAACGACGAGGTGACGATCAAGGACATGGCTTCGGGCGATCAGACCCAGGTGCCCGTCGAGGCGTTCCCTGGCGCGCACGACCGGCCGACGTTCGACGATTTCGCCTGA
- a CDS encoding aldo/keto reductase, with translation MEFETAAGHEVPKLGLGTWQMDPAVARETVQTALDLGYRHVDTAQAYGNEAAVGAALRESPVDREEVFLTTKVHGMRRSFDSIVASARDSLDRLGVEQVDLLLIHWPNPLADLETVIAALEEARERGWTRSIGVSNFGRDRLARARRLADGEILTDQVLFHPWWPQRELLSYCQDEDVILTAYSPLANGGAIDDRVLAAVGKRHEKTAVQTALRWVTQHENVVTIPMSTSRNHLAENLDIFDFRLSQAEHDRITRPSYYKTGVTMARGMLGL, from the coding sequence ATGGAGTTCGAAACCGCCGCCGGGCACGAGGTCCCGAAACTCGGGCTCGGCACCTGGCAGATGGATCCCGCGGTCGCACGCGAGACGGTCCAGACCGCCCTCGATCTGGGCTATCGTCACGTCGATACCGCCCAGGCCTACGGCAATGAGGCCGCCGTCGGGGCCGCACTGCGCGAGTCGCCCGTCGATCGCGAGGAGGTCTTTCTCACGACGAAAGTCCACGGGATGCGCCGGTCGTTCGATTCGATCGTCGCCTCAGCGCGTGACAGTCTCGACCGCCTCGGCGTCGAACAGGTCGATCTCCTCCTCATTCACTGGCCGAACCCGCTGGCCGACCTGGAGACCGTGATCGCCGCTCTGGAGGAGGCCCGCGAACGAGGCTGGACGCGGTCGATCGGCGTCTCGAACTTCGGGCGCGATCGCCTCGCTCGCGCCCGACGGCTGGCCGACGGCGAGATTCTGACCGACCAGGTCCTCTTTCACCCGTGGTGGCCCCAGCGGGAGTTGCTCTCCTACTGTCAGGACGAGGACGTCATCCTGACCGCCTACAGCCCACTCGCGAACGGCGGTGCGATCGACGATAGGGTGCTCGCGGCGGTCGGCAAGCGCCACGAGAAAACGGCCGTCCAGACCGCACTCCGGTGGGTCACCCAGCACGAAAACGTCGTCACGATCCCGATGTCGACGAGTCGGAACCACCTCGCGGAGAACCTCGATATCTTCGATTTCCGCCTCTCACAGGCCGAACACGACCGCATCACGCGCCCGTCGTACTACAAAACGGGCGTGACGATGGCGCGTGGCATGCTCGGGCTGTGA
- a CDS encoding methionine synthase gives MTDTRAQFRPDDHPNEHFLLTTIVGSHPKPTWHDRARELYEDPEADFDESDWQESLDDAARLITQEHDRAGLDVVSDGEMRRNEMVEFFAERIEGYEFNGRVKVWGHNYFDKPSVVDRVAYDEPWLREEYEFTASVTDSPVKVPITGPYTLASWSFDEHYGSEEELTYALADLVNEEILDLVDAGARYIQIDEPALATTPDDHAIVGEALDHVVADVPEDVRLGLHVCYGDYSRIYPEILDYPVEEFDLELANGDFEQIDVFKEPTFEKDLALGVLDVHDATVESVDQIEANIRKGLEVVPPERLTVSPDCGLKLLDRDVAYQKMANMVEAARSVEADLDAGRIDTVQH, from the coding sequence ATGACTGACACACGCGCACAGTTCCGACCCGACGATCACCCGAACGAGCATTTCCTGCTGACGACCATCGTGGGCTCCCATCCCAAACCGACCTGGCACGACCGCGCCCGCGAGCTGTACGAAGACCCCGAGGCGGACTTCGACGAGTCGGACTGGCAGGAATCACTCGACGACGCCGCGCGCCTGATCACCCAGGAACACGACCGCGCGGGACTGGACGTCGTCAGCGACGGCGAGATGCGCCGCAACGAGATGGTCGAATTCTTCGCCGAGCGAATCGAGGGCTACGAGTTCAACGGCCGCGTCAAGGTCTGGGGGCACAACTACTTCGACAAGCCCTCCGTCGTGGACCGGGTCGCCTACGACGAGCCCTGGCTCCGCGAGGAGTACGAGTTCACGGCGTCGGTCACCGACTCACCGGTGAAGGTCCCGATCACGGGCCCGTACACGCTCGCCTCCTGGAGTTTCGACGAACACTACGGCTCTGAGGAGGAACTGACCTACGCGCTCGCGGACCTCGTCAACGAGGAGATCCTCGATCTGGTCGACGCCGGCGCGCGCTACATCCAGATCGACGAACCCGCGCTCGCGACGACGCCCGACGACCACGCCATCGTCGGCGAAGCCCTCGACCACGTGGTCGCAGACGTGCCCGAGGACGTCCGCCTGGGTCTGCACGTCTGTTATGGCGATTACTCGCGGATCTACCCCGAGATTCTCGATTATCCGGTCGAGGAGTTCGACCTCGAACTCGCGAACGGCGACTTCGAGCAGATCGACGTGTTCAAAGAGCCCACTTTCGAGAAAGACCTCGCGCTGGGCGTCCTCGACGTTCACGACGCGACGGTCGAATCGGTCGATCAGATCGAGGCCAACATCCGCAAAGGCCTCGAGGTCGTCCCGCCCGAGCGCCTGACGGTCTCACCCGACTGTGGCCTGAAACTGCTCGATCGCGACGTCGCCTACCAGAAGATGGCGAACATGGTCGAAGCGGCCCGATCGGTCGAGGCGGATCTGGACGCGGGTCGGATCGACACCGTTCAGCACTGA
- a CDS encoding 5-methyltetrahydropteroyltriglutamate--homocysteine methyltransferase: protein MTVCEAATLGLYPLPDWAKDDLSELKGHQKADLIDGTESDAIVDVYDEVRAAVVERQESAGLDRIVEGQARWDDMLAHPLTQAAGVETRGIVRYYDNNNFYRDPVVVEDLQASGDVAAELDAAAAAVDADGSLQAVLPGPYSLADLGTDEYYGDAGEYLAAIADLLVAEIEQFPAIDSLVLAEPSLAVDPPDAIDRTLDAIEQVAGAAEETIVQSYWGVPDADTYPGLTEVADGVGLDFVTSADAALDRLAQFGAPDTLAVGAVDGQNTLVESPAGIATTVEDALSAASPETVIATANTELFYLPDNKFEAKLDALAAAPAEVEQ from the coding sequence ATGACAGTATGCGAGGCGGCGACGCTCGGACTGTATCCCCTGCCCGACTGGGCGAAAGACGACCTCTCGGAGCTGAAAGGCCACCAGAAGGCGGATCTGATCGACGGCACCGAGAGCGACGCGATCGTCGACGTCTACGACGAGGTGCGCGCGGCGGTCGTCGAGCGCCAGGAATCGGCGGGCCTCGATCGGATCGTCGAGGGCCAGGCGCGGTGGGACGACATGCTCGCCCACCCGCTGACCCAGGCCGCGGGTGTCGAAACCCGCGGGATCGTGCGGTACTACGACAACAACAACTTCTATCGCGACCCGGTCGTGGTCGAGGACCTCCAGGCGAGCGGGGACGTCGCGGCCGAACTCGACGCAGCCGCTGCGGCCGTGGACGCCGATGGATCGCTCCAGGCGGTCCTGCCCGGCCCGTACTCGCTGGCCGACCTGGGGACCGACGAGTACTATGGCGACGCGGGCGAGTACCTCGCGGCGATCGCCGACCTGCTCGTCGCCGAGATCGAGCAGTTCCCGGCGATCGACTCGCTCGTGCTCGCGGAACCCTCGCTCGCCGTCGATCCGCCCGACGCGATCGACCGCACGCTCGACGCGATCGAACAGGTCGCCGGCGCAGCCGAGGAAACGATCGTCCAGTCCTATTGGGGCGTCCCCGACGCCGACACCTACCCCGGTCTCACCGAGGTCGCCGACGGCGTCGGCCTGGATTTCGTCACCTCGGCTGACGCCGCACTCGACCGTCTCGCCCAATTCGGCGCGCCCGACACCCTCGCCGTCGGCGCGGTCGACGGGCAGAACACCCTCGTCGAGTCGCCTGCAGGGATCGCGACGACCGTCGAAGACGCGCTAAGCGCCGCGAGCCCCGAGACGGTGATCGCGACGGCGAACACCGAGCTGTTCTATCTACCGGACAATAAGTTCGAAGCGAAACTGGATGCACTCGCCGCGGCCCCAGCGGAGGTCGAGCAATGA
- a CDS encoding type II toxin-antitoxin system PemK/MazF family toxin, translating into MAYAQGSVVIGPATFKSGRRPYLVVSNRERPFYGNRYTVAVVTSTERPEAVPIERGSISDGGLKTYPSFVRPWSLHVLPHQEITKRVAQLDTTTMHRVADRIRALTRVHSD; encoded by the coding sequence ATGGCGTACGCACAGGGCAGCGTCGTTATCGGCCCGGCCACGTTCAAATCGGGTCGCCGGCCGTATCTCGTCGTTTCGAACCGCGAGCGACCGTTCTACGGCAATCGCTACACCGTTGCCGTCGTCACCTCGACCGAACGCCCCGAGGCGGTTCCGATCGAGCGAGGGTCCATCTCCGACGGCGGACTGAAGACCTACCCGAGTTTCGTGAGACCCTGGTCACTGCATGTCTTGCCCCACCAGGAGATCACGAAACGCGTCGCCCAACTCGATACGACGACGATGCATCGGGTCGCCGATCGGATTCGAGCACTGACGCGAGTCCACTCGGACTGA
- a CDS encoding MarR family transcriptional regulator, giving the protein MPIRIDDAADAPPVSPDTNAEALLGVLLDHPEMGFAPKELAELTDVPHASVHKTLSRLRDRGLVRKVDSYWAVADDVGASRMATVVSLSTVAEEYGDDAYDDEWAVDAPDLGENA; this is encoded by the coding sequence ATGCCGATCAGAATCGACGACGCTGCCGACGCGCCACCAGTCTCTCCCGATACCAATGCCGAGGCGCTGCTGGGGGTCCTACTCGATCATCCCGAGATGGGGTTCGCGCCGAAGGAACTCGCGGAGTTGACCGACGTGCCGCACGCGAGTGTCCACAAGACGCTCTCTCGACTGCGTGATCGGGGCCTCGTTCGGAAGGTCGATTCGTACTGGGCGGTCGCCGACGATGTCGGTGCGTCACGAATGGCGACAGTCGTCTCGCTGTCGACCGTCGCCGAGGAGTACGGTGACGACGCCTACGACGACGAGTGGGCCGTCGACGCGCCGGACCTCGGTGAAAATGCATAG
- a CDS encoding UPF0175 family protein, which translates to MKTVTTRIPEDDEEALAALEDAQSADRSEVLRRLIRQGLDDWRRERALDQLREHSVTLRTAAERADVSLVEMLTLAAEEGIDVGYTTDDLERDLDRI; encoded by the coding sequence ATGAAGACGGTCACCACGCGCATTCCAGAAGACGACGAGGAGGCACTCGCCGCACTCGAGGACGCACAGAGTGCCGACCGGTCGGAGGTGCTTCGCCGACTCATTCGACAGGGGCTCGACGACTGGCGCAGGGAGCGAGCGCTGGATCAACTCCGCGAGCATAGCGTCACACTCCGGACGGCCGCGGAGCGCGCGGACGTCTCGCTCGTCGAGATGCTGACGCTTGCCGCCGAGGAGGGGATCGACGTGGGGTACACGACCGACGACCTCGAGCGCGACCTCGACCGCATCTGA